A window of the Microtus pennsylvanicus isolate mMicPen1 chromosome 4, mMicPen1.hap1, whole genome shotgun sequence genome harbors these coding sequences:
- the Aspn gene encoding asporin, whose product MKEYMMLLLLAVCSAKPFSSPSHTELKNMMLKDMEDTDDDDDDNNSLFPTKEPVNPFFPFDLFPTCPFGCQCYSRVVHCSDLGLTSVPSNIPFDTRMVDLQNNKIKEIKENDFRGLTSLYALILNNNKLTKIHPKTFLTTKKLRRLYLSHNQLSEIPLNLPKSLAELRIHDNKVKKIQKDTFKGMNALHVLEMSANPLDNNGIEPGAFEGVTVFHIRIAEAKLTSIPKGLPPTLLELHLDFNKISTVELEDFKRYKELQRLGLGNNRITDIENGSFANIPRVREIHLEHNKLKKIPSGLQELKYLQIIFLHYNSITKVGVNDFCPTVPKMKKSLYSAISLFNNPVKYWEIQPATFRCVLSRMSVQLGNVGK is encoded by the exons ATGAAGGAGTATATGATGCTACTGCTCTTGGCTGTGTGCTCTGCCAAACCCTTCTCTAGCCCTTCACACACAGAACTGAAGAATATGATGTTGAAGGATATGGAAGACAcagatgatgacgacgatgacaACAATTCTCTTTTTCCAACAAAAGAGCCAGTGAACCCCTTTTTCCCTTTTGATTTGTTTCCAACATGTCCATTTGGGTGCCAATGTTACTCTCGAGTTGTCCACTGCTCTGATCTAG GTTTGACTTCGGTCCCAAGCAACATACCATTTGACACTCGGATGGTTGAccttcaaaataacaaaattaaggaaattaaagaaaatgattttagagGACTCACTTCACTTTAT GCTCTGATTCTGAACAACAACAAGCTAACAAAGATTCACCCAAAAACCTTTCTAACCACAAAGAAGTTGAGAAGGCTGTATTTATCCCACAATCAACTAAGTGAAATTCCACTTAACCTTCCCAAATCATTAGCAGAACTCAGAATTCATGataataaagttaagaaaatacaaaaagacaCGTTCAAAGGAATGAATGCTTTACATGTTTTGG AAATGAGTGCAAACCCTCTTGATAACAATGGAATAGAACCAGGAGCATTTGAAGGGGTGACAGTATTTCATATCAGGATTGCTGAGGCAAAACTAACCTCAATCCCAAAAG gcCTACCACCAACCTTACTGGAGCTTCATttagattttaataaaatttcaacTGTGGAACTTGAAGATTTTAAACGATACAAAGAACTACAAAg GCTGGGTCTTGGAAACAACAGAATCACAGATATTGAAAATGGAAGTTTTGCTAATATACCACGTGTGAGAGAGATACATTTGGAAcacaataaactaaaaaaaatcccttcaggATTACAAGAGTTGAAATACCTCCAG ATAATCTTCCTTCATTATAATTCAATTACGAAAGTGGGGGTGAATGACTTCTGTCCAACAGTGCCAAAGATGAAGAAATCGTTGTACAGTGCAATAAGTCTATTCAACAACCCAGTGAAGTACTGGGAAATACAACCTGCAACATTTCGTTGTGTTCTCAGCAGAATGAGTGTTCAGCTTGGGAATGTTGGAAAATAA